The following coding sequences are from one Humulus lupulus chromosome X, drHumLupu1.1, whole genome shotgun sequence window:
- the LOC133806721 gene encoding uncharacterized protein LOC133806721, which yields MENMLIKNKLVTNIDSTTNIDSIANISTDDDFDDAGLNDDNNGERNNIDDGFVEVNLNVPCLENRTFDDSFDDAYICNVPDASSAPHTLEDNHLPLPRVSPSDHCNERSHVSSTPSSNATSIDEDVFCVGQYFVDKKELKMKVHMLAIRRNFEFKVKKSNKKLVVLVCVDPNCMWRIRVTKTCATGLFVIRKHCNEHTCSLEMRQNHHRQATCSIIAEHLKARYEGVKKGPNPAQIVNEMNKNLGVKCSYWKAWKARKCAHELIRGSAANSYPKLPSYLYMVQKSNPSTYTRLIVDEEQKFKYLFLSLGVSIRGFRYMRKVISIDGTHLKNQFGGTLLIATAQDGNFQIYPLAFGIVDSENDVSWNWFLTCLRDQVLDTTDLVFISDRHKSIIKGVRNVYKNAYHGACMWHLGQNIKTKFSGKGLKKLFEKTAKAYRVSEFTKLFAEISTKKPSLATYLKNASFESWSKCHFHGNRYNIMTTNNSESLNQVFREAREWPIIPLLEEIITTLSRWFYERRTNANSCPTPLTVDAEDIMRQRYEQSRYMRVTPINLSEFHVKGEPLDGLVNIEEHSCTCREFDIDKIPFIHGIATAMHRGVDVYSLCSKFYTTEFWRMAYAESIYPLPPEIEWLLPEEVKSQVVIKPVKLIPPGRPKNKRIPSRGEFPKEKSNSAPESSSKKVKGKVSDVDGGKKQRKCSNCGCYGHNKTTCKK from the exons ATGGAAAATATGCTCATTAAGAATAAACTTGTTACTAATATTGATTCTACTACAAATATTGATTCTATTGCAAACATTTCTACTGATGATGATTTTGATGATGCTGGTTTAAACGATGATAACAAT gggGAAAGAAACAATATTGATGATGGTTTTGTTGAGGTAAATTTGAATGTCCCATGTCTTGAAAATAGAACTTTTGATGATTCCTTTGACGATGCATACATATGTAATGTTCCTGATGCTAGTTCTGCACCTCACACTCTTGAAGATAACCATTTACCACTTCCTCGTGTATCCCCTAGTGATCATTGTAATGAAAGAAGTCATGTTAGTAGTACACCAAGCTCAAATGCAACAAGTATTGATGAAGATGTTTTTTGTGTTGGTCAATATTTTGTGGATAAgaaagagttgaagatgaaaGTACACATGCTTGCTATACGACGAAACTTTGAATTCAAAGTGAAAAAATCAAATAAGAAATTAGTGGTTTTGGTTTGTGTTGACCCCAATTGTATGTGGAGAATTCGTGTGACAAAGACATGTGCAACAGGTTTGTTTGTTATTCGCAAGCATTGTAATGAACACACTTGTTCTTTAGAAATGCGACAAAATCATCATCGACAAGCAACTTGTTCTATTATTGCAGAGCACTTGAAAGCGAGATATGAAGGTGTGAAAAAAGGTCCAAATCCAGCACAAATAGTTAATGAGATGAACAAGAATCTTGGTGTAAAGTGTAGTTATTGGAAGGCATGGAAGGCAAGAAAGTGCGCACATGAACTTATAAGGGGTTCAGCGGCAAACAGTTATCCAAAACTCCCATCTTACTTGtacatggtccaaaagtctaATCCTAGTACGTACACTAGATTAATTGTTGATGAAGAACAgaaattcaaatatttatttttgtcttTGGGAGTATCCATTAGAGGTTTTCGTTACATGAGAAAAGTTATATCTATTGATGGAACTCATTTGAAAAACCAATTTGGAGGAACTTTACTCATTGCAACTGCACAAGATGGAAATTTTCAAATTTATCCTCTTGCTTTTGGTATTGTTGATTCTGAGAATGATGTATCTTGGAATTGGTTTTTGACATGCTTACGAGATCAAGTGCTTGATACTACTGATTTAGTGTTTATATCTGATAGACACAAAAGCATTATAAAGGGAGTTCGAAATGTATATAAAAATGCTTACCATGGAGCTTGTATGTGGCATCTTGGACAAAATATAAAGACAAAATTTAGTGGTAAAGGTTTGAAAAAGTTGTTTGAGAAGACGGCAAAAGCGTACAGAGTTTCAGAGTTCACAAAGTTATTTGCTGAGATTTCTACAAAAAAACCAAGTCTGGCAACATACCTGAAGAATGCATCTTTTGAAAGCTGGTCCAAATGTCATTTCCATGGTAATCGATACAACATCATGACCACCAACAATTCTGAGTCATTGAACCAAGTTTTTAGAGAAGCTCGAGAATGGCCCATCATTCCTTTATTGGAGGAAATTATCACTACACTCTCCAGATGGTTCTATGAGAGAAGGACAAATGCAAATTCTTGTCCAACACCACTTACAGTTGACGCAGAAGATATAATGAGACAAAGATACGAACAATCAAGGTACATGAGAGTTACACCCATTAATCTAAGTGAGTTCCATGTTAAAGGTGAGCCACTAGACGGTCTAGTTAATATTGAGGAACATTCTTGTACATGTCGAGAGTTTGACATTGATAAGATTCCATTTATTCATGGAATCGCTACAGCAATGCATCGTGGAGTAGATGTTTATAGTCTATGCTCAAAATTCTACACGACTGAATTTTGGAGGATGGCTTATGCAGAATCTATTTACCCTTTACCACCTGAAATAGAATGGCTTCTTCCAGAAGAGGTTAAGTCTCAAGTCGTTATCAAACCAGTTAAGTTAATTCCCCCAGGGAGACCAAAGAATAAACGAATTCCTTCGAGAGGAGAGTTTCCAAAGGAGAAGAGTAATTCTGCACCTGAATCGTCATCAAAGAAAGTAAAGGGTAAGGTTTCTGATGTTGATGGGGGAAAAAAGCAACGGAAGTGTTCCAATTGTGGATGTTATGGGCACAACAAAACCACATGCAAGAAGtga
- the LOC133806723 gene encoding uncharacterized protein LOC133806723, producing the protein MQHIDDALWGMRKRSQKYHDLFDQNVAILDELFSQWLCGHWEKFNLGKNYKDFVFDDVFIKYVNGEKPLRGKAWENVHTLYAPLNIEGKHWVSLAVKLEKWEIVVFDSNINLTPERKFIKHLEPFRCMLPYLLRQSGKFMGRLHKIPEPFTCRRLCDIPQDQSSGDCGIFAIKHIEFDMCGLNMNYVHDDNIVFFRKKMSCEIYNRDWDP; encoded by the exons ATGCAGCATATAGATGATGCTTTATGGGGCATGAGAAAAAGGTCACAAAAGTATCATGACCTCTTTGATCAGAATGTCGCCATTCTTGATGAATTATTTTCTCAGTGGCTTTGCGGACATTGGGAGAAGTTCAATTTAGGTAAAAATTACAAGGACTTTGTATTTGATGATGTTTTTATTAAGTATGTTAATGGTGAGAAACCACTTAGAGGAAAGGCTTGGGAGAATGTTCACACACTTTACGCACCACTAAATATCGAAGGCAAACATTGGGTATCTTTGGCAGTCAAGTTGGAGAAGTGGGAGATTGTAGTGTTTGATAGTAATATAAACCTCACACCTGAGCGAaaatttatcaaacacttggagcCTTTTCGGTGCATGCTACCGTACTTGCTTCGTCAAAGTGGTAAGTTTATGGGTCGTCTTCACAAAATTCCTGAGCCATTTACATGTCGAAGGTTGTGTGACATTCCTCAAGACCAATCCAG CGGAGATTGTGGAATATTTGCCATCAAGCATATCGAGTTCGACATGTGCGGGCTAAACATGAATTATGTTCACGATGACAATATTGTCTTCTTTCGGAAAAAAATGTCATGTGAAATCTACAATAGAGATTGGGATCCATAG
- the LOC133804517 gene encoding uncharacterized protein LOC133804517 yields the protein MVYGCSSTSLVASPKKQSIKEVTKKSPMTSASPPTQAIEEAVRKSPQKSSSLPIHAREETNEKYSLKPSPLLSKVKSLDIPSLRLILMENEHFTSRVSVAYRIQVLRNIRSLRCYEDLEAFTASCFGHLLKLIDLAKSSGQLIHFLLQRRVQTNKENELWFVIDSQPVRFSMHEFALISGFNCGKSNDPNLSSLRKGNRLKKEYFRDIEGHITLKDLETMFVDMSEENLVGELKKKKKYIKKNQDHLRLVLLYCLEGVVLAHELAQPIGEENMGIVEDFDVFNKYPWGRLCYNLTLDGLKTNLKKKSVKYQNKVGGKKSKESYKLYGFPYIFQVWIYEAILLLGNLFANQKEGNVTPRCLHWEAKEPEYKEISQALKLTHGKIDVHHILHASKLEKCQPYMKDFELLNDKADDLIDTFVKKLKVCSPVLSEYNKEEEKVDVSDDKKMCPSASNVNPNQNSGNVIKLWVDLEKKMNTRFDELMKRQDEMDSKLDLVLSMMVRSSGCKSNQPEFELEAKHNGIKVDGGECGDAYSYVTPPTFNGDDVVCNNENEVEVTSPHPRPMRKRKRAPALMTPYTDPTKRRKFRKGEGFKVDPFRKIDEHKEEAFMKWFNENNTSMLINCGAGSYQRKYFEQLFTPATWLSTDVSIIVF from the exons ATGGTGTATGGATGTTCAAGCACTTCATTAGTGGCATCTCCTAAAAAACAATCAATAAAGGAAGTAACAAAAAAGTCTCCAATGACATCGGCATCTCCTCCAACTCAAGCAATAGAAGAAGCAGTTAGAAAGTCTCCACAAAAATCATCTTCTCTTCCAATACATGCAAGAGAAGAGACAAATGAAAAGTATTCATTGAAACCATCACCGCTATTGTCTAag GTGAAATCTTTAGACATACCATCACTAAGACTGATATTGATGGAGAATGAACATTTTACAAGTCGTGTATCTGTAGCCTACAGGATACAAGTGTTGAGGAATATACGATCACTACGTTGTTATGAAGATTTGGAAGCATTCACAGCTTCTTGTTTTGGTCATCTTCTTAAACTAATCGATCTAGCGAAGAGTAGTGGGCAGTTGATACATTTTCTTTTACAGAGGCGGGTACaaactaataaagaaaatgagTTATGGTTTGTTATTGATAGTCAACCTGTTAGGTTTTCAATGCACGAGTTTGCATTGATTAGTGGCTTTAATTGCGGAAAATCCAATGACCCAAACTTGAGTAGTCTAAGAAAGGGTAATAGGCTTAAAAAAGAGTATTTTAGGGACATAGAAGGACACATTACTCTTAAAGATTTGGAAACTATGTTTGTGGATATGAGTGAAGAAAATCTAGTAGGGGagttgaaaaaaaagaagaaatacaTAAAGAAAAATCAGGATCATTTGAGACTTGTTTTGCTTTATTGTTTGGAAGGAGTAGTGCTTGCACATGAGCTTGCACAACCTATAGGGGAGGAAAACATGGGTATTGTTGAGGACTTTGATGTCTTTAACAAATATCCATGGGGTAGGTTATGTTATAATCTCACATTAGATGGTTTGAAGACGAATTTGAAGAAAAAGTCTGTTAAGTACCAAAATAAGGTTGGTGGGAAAAAAAGCAAAGAATCATACAAATTATATGGTTTTCCTTATATTTTTCAG GTTTGGATTTATGAAGCAATACTTTTACTTGGAAATTTATTTGCAAACCAAAAAGAAGGAAATGTGACTCCTCGTTGCTTACATTGGGAAGCAAAAGAGCCTGAATACAAAGAGATTAGTCAGGCATTGAAGCTTACTCATGGAAAA ATTGACGTACATCATATCCTCCATGCTTCTAAGTTAGAGAAGTGCCAACCATACATGAAGGATTTTGAGTTATTGAATGATAAAGCCGATGACTTGATTGATACCTTTGTTAAAAAACTTAAGGTTTGCAGTCCTGTTTTGAGTGAATACAATAAGGAAGAAGAGAAGGTTGATGTTTCAGATGATAAAAAAATGTGCCCTTCAGCTTCAAATGTTAATCCAAATCAAAATTCGGGCAATGTGATAAAGTTATGGGTTGATTTGGAGAAGAAAATGAACACTCGTTTTGATGAGTTGATGAAGCGACAAGATGAAATGGACTCCAAATTGGACTTGGTGTTATCAATGATGGTTCGTAGTTCTGGTTGTAAATCTAATCAACCTGAGTTTGAGTTGGAGGCTAAACATAATGGCATAAAAGTTGATGGTGGTGAGTGCGGAGATGCATATAGCTATGTCACTCCACCTACTTTTAATGGTGATGATGTTGTTTGCAATAACGAAAATGAAGTTGAGGTCACATCTCCTCATCCTAGGCCAATGAGAAAAAGGAAACGTGCTCCTGCCCTAATGACACCATATACAGACCCAACAAAAAggagaaaatttagaaaaggtgAAGGGTTCAAAGTTGATCCATTTCGCAAGATTGACGAGCACAAGGAAGAGGCTTTTATGAAGTGGTTCAATGAGAACAACACAAG CATGTTAATTAACTGTGGAGCCGGCAGCTACCAAAGGAAATACTTCGAACAGTTATTTACCCCAGCAACATGGCTGTCTACTGATGTTAGTataattgtattttaa
- the LOC133806724 gene encoding enoyl-CoA hydratase 2, peroxisomal-like, with the protein MAGYAPAVNPDLLVSQNFPEVTFTYSERDATLYALSIGACASDAVDGEELKYVYHEDGQKFIQVLPTFAALFAVRSVSMRSLLPGLEYDPRLLLHGQQYIELYKPLPSSGRIQNKVALAGLHDKGKAAIVEIETKSYNECGELLCMNRLTVFLRGAGGFSTSSQPFSFSNYPANQVPAIKIPEHQPFAVSEDPTQPSQALLYGLSDDYNPLHSDPEFAKVAGFSRPILHGLCTLGFAVRAAIKCICKGDPNMVKSISGRFLLHVYPGETLITEMWLQGMRVIYQTKVKERNRTVLSGFVDLHSLTSSL; encoded by the exons ATGGCGGGATATGCTCCGGCTGTCAATCCTGATCTTCTTGTCTCTCAAAATTTCCCagag GTGACGTTTACCTATTCTGAGAG AGATGCAACGCTCTATGCGCTAAGTATTGGAGCTTGTGCTAGTGATGCCGTGGATGGTGAAGAACTGAAATATGTTTATCACGAGGATGGGCAGAAGTTTATACAG GTATTGCCAACATTTGCTGCTCTGTTTGCCGTAAGGTCTGTATCAATGAGGTCTCTTCTACCAGGATTAGA ATATGATCCACGCCTTCTGCTCCATGGCCAACAATACATAGAATTGTACAAGCCACTGCCTTCAAGTGGTCGT ATACAAAATAAGGTTGCTCTGGCAGGATTGCATGACAAAG GTAAAGCAGCTATTGTTGAGATTGAAACAAAAAGTTACAATGAGTGTGGTGAATTGTTATGCATGAACCG GTTGACGGTCTTTCTTCGAGGTGCTGGTGGTTTCTCAACTTCATCTCAGCCATTTTCCTTCTCAAACTATCCAGCCAACCAGGTTCCAGCAATTAAAATCCCAGAACATCAACCTTTCGCAGTGTCTGAAGATCCTACGCAACCATCTCAG GCATTACTTTATGGCCTATCAGATGATTACAACCCTCTACATTCGGATCCCGAGTTTGCAAAAGTTGCAGG ATTTTCGAGGCCGATACTGCATGGATTGTGCACACTTGGATTTGCAGTTAGAGCCGCCATCAAATGCATCTGCAAAGGCGATCCAAACATGGTGAAGAGCATATCAGGGCGATTCCTGTTGCATGTGTACCCTGGGGAAACATTGATCACTGAAATGTGGCTTCAGGGCATGAG GGTCATATACCAAACTAAGGTGAAAGAACGCAATCGGACTGTGCTCTCTGGCTTTGTTGATCTTCATAGTTTAACTTCTTCCCTGTAA
- the LOC133807274 gene encoding L-ascorbate oxidase homolog, producing the protein MAPMSSARVKLCALLCFTASLFAIVRAEDPYRFFDWNVTYGDIYPLGVRQQGILINGQFPGPDIHSVTNDNLIINVHNSLDEPFLISWNGIQNRRNSFEDGVWGTTCPIPPGKNFTYILQVKDQIGSFYYFPSLAFHKAAGGFGGIRILSRPRIPVPFPDPAGDYTVLIGDWYKSNHTDLKVHLDNGKKLPSPDGILINGRGPNGYSLTVDQGKTYRLRISNVGLQNSLNFRIQNHKMKLVEVEGTHTLQTTYSSLDVHAGQSYSVLVTADQPGQDYYIVVSTRFTTGNDSLTTTGVLHYSNSAGKVSGPPPGGPTIQIDWSLNQARSIRTNLTASGPRPNPQGSYHYGLINLTKTFVLASSAGQINGKQRYGFNSVSFIPIDTPLKVADYFKLGGFRVGSIGDRPSGGGLYLDTAVLGADYRTFVEFVFQNDEDIVQSLHLDGYSFFVVGMDGGQWTPSSRDQYNLRDAVSRCTTQVYPKSWTAIHVALDNVGMWNLRSEFWARQYLGQQLYLRVYTASTSLRDEYPIPKNALLCGRASGRRTRPL; encoded by the exons ATGGCGCCAATGAGCTCAGCGAGAGTTAAACTCTGCGCTCTGCTATGTTTCACCGCTTCACTATTCGCCATTGTTAGGGCTGAAGATCCTTACAGGTTCTTTGACTGGAATGTCACTTACGGTGACATTTACCCGCTTGGTGTTCGCCAGCAG GGAATCCTTATCAATGGACAATTTCCAGGCCCCGACATTCACTCTGTTACTAACGACAATCTCATTATCAATGTCCACAATAGCTTGGACGAGCCTTTTCTCATCTCTTG GAATGGAATTCAAAACAGGAGGAATTCTTTTGAAGATGGTGTATGGGGAACGACATGCCCAATACCCCCAGGCAAGAATTTCACCTACATTCTCCAAGTGAAGGATCAGATTGGGAGCTTTTACTATTTCCCTTCTCTTGCATTCCACAAAGCTGCTGGAGGATTTGGAGGTATTAGAATCCTTAGCAGGCCCAGAATCCCTGTTCCTTTTCCAGACCCTGCTGGTGATTACACTGTTCTTATTGGGGACTGGTACAAGTCCAACCACACG GATTTGAAAGTCCATCTTGATAATGGCAAGAAGTTGCCTTCCCCTGATGGAATTCTCATCAATGGTCGTGGGCCTAATGGTTATTCTCTTACGGTTGACCAAG GAAAAACTTACAGGCTTAGAATTTCAAACGTTGGGCTGCAAAATTCCCTGAACTTCCGCATTCAAAATCACAAAATGAAGTTGGTAGAAGTGGAGGGAACACACACACTCCAGACCACCTACTCCTCCTTGGATGTACACGCAGGCCAATCGTATTCCGTTCTGGTGACAGCAGACCAGCCTGGACAAGACTACTACATTGTGGTTTCCACTCGATTCACCACTGGCAATGACTCCCTCACTACAACCGGTGTTCTTCATTATAGCAACTCTGCTGGCAAAGTCTCTGGCCCACCTCCTGGTGGTCCCACCATCCAAATTGATTGGTCTTTGAACCAAGCCCGCTCTATTAG GACGAATCTTACAGCAAGTGGACCAAGGCCGAACCCACAAGGGTCGTACCACTATGGTCTTATCAACTTGACCAAAACCTTCGTACTTGCAAGTTCCGCAGGACAAATAAACGGCAAGCAAAGATACGGATTCAACAGTGTGTCCTTCATCCCAATTGATACTCCTCTTAAGGTCGCTGACTATTTCAAACTTGGAGGCTTCCGCGTGGGAAGCATTGGTGACAGGCCTAGTGGCGGTGGATTGTACCTTGACACAGCGGTTCTTGGAGCTGATTATAGAACTTTTGTCGAATTTGTCTTCCAAAATGATGAAGACATAGTGCAGAGCTTACATTTGGATGGCTACTCTTTCTTTGTCGTTGG AATGGACGGAGGCCAGTGGACACCGTCTAGTAGGGATCAGTATAATCTTCGAGATGCAGTTTCACGTTGCACCACTCAG GTGTATCCCAAGTCATGGACTGCCATACATGTGGCTTTGGACAATGTGGGTATGTGGAACTTGAGGTCTGAGTTCTGGGCTAGACAATATTTGGGACAACAACTATATTTGCGTGTATATACAGCATCAACTTCTTTGAGGGATGAGTACCCAATTCCAAAGAATGCACTTCTTTGTGGAAGAGCAAGTGGAAGACGTACTCGACCCCTTTAA